Genomic segment of Acidobacteriota bacterium:
CGCGCTGAAGGGAAAATTCCTGCGCCATGATCATGCCCCCTGGTGAGAAATGCGGACTAGATGATCTTAACAGATTGGTCAGGGACCCGCCATCCCGGGCGGACGGTCGTGAGAACAGGATCCCATTCCTGCCGGGACCGCGGTCACCGGATCACAAATAGATCGGTGGTGTCCATCAAACGGGTCAGGATCCTGGGTGCGGTTTCAGTCACCACGAAGAGGTCTTCGAGATGGTAGAGAAAGCCCTGCGAATCCAGGACGGCTGGCTCCAGGTTAAGCACCATGCCGGATTGGATCTCGGCTGTTTCCCGACCGTGCAGCACCGGGAACTCGTGCATGCCGATGCCCAGTCCGTGCCCGGCTGCCTGGCTGGTCATGGAAAGTCCCCGCTGCTCCAGCTCCCGTCTGCAGGTGAAATAGAGATCGCAGGCTCTGACGCCGGGGCGGGCTGTCTCAATGGTCTGCCGCTGTGCTTCCCTGAGTCGGTGATACACGGATTCCTGCTCGGGCGTGACGGCGGCAATGGCGGCGGTGCGGGCCACGTCCGACTGGTAGCCCTGAAAGGTCCCACCGACGTCCACCCGCAGGATCTCCCCTGGCTTCAATGGCTTGGAACTGGGGAAGGGGTGGTTGACGGAGGTATTGGCCCCCACGGCCAGTGTGATCCATTGCCGGGTGGATCCGGCGTGAAGGACGCGTGCCAGCAGGCCATCGGCCACGACTTTCTCGGTCTGCCCCGGTCTGGCAGACTGGAAGGAGGCCTGGATGGCTCCCTCTGTCAGGCAAGCCGCACGAGTCAGGATCTCCAGCTCGGCGGGAGTCTTGACGGCCCTCACCCTGTCGAAGAGCCGATCTGCTCCCCGCAGCCTGGCCTGAGGCAGCTCCCGGCCAAGCCGGTCGACGTCGTCGGCGGTCAGGAAGTGCCTTTCGATGCCGATGTCGGCCTTGCCCAGTCCCATCTCCTTCAAGGTCTCGGCCAGGGCCGTCATGGGGTGCGCCTGAAATTCCAGGTAGGTGCGAATGTCGGCTATCCAGGAGTCCTGGTGCATTTGCCGCTCCTCGCAGTAACAGACCAGAGCCGTTGGAGAACGTTCTCTGGGCGCTATTGCCATACAGAGGCGGCTCGGAATGATCTGCTGAGAGAGAAGAAGGCAGTTGGACAGGTAGAAGAAGTTCTCGGGAGATGCGGCCACCATCGCCTCCAGGCCTTCCGCATCCATGGCCTGCTGCAGGCCGGACCAGTTGATTCGTGAGACGGGTCGAGGTCGCTTGGACTCGAGGTCCAGGTCGTCCATGGGAACCTCCGGGTTGTCACTGGTTGGAATCTACGCCGGTTCGTCCGAGCCGTCCTTGCGGCGCAACCGGCGGGTCTCGGCTTCGTCCACCTTCCAGGCGGCCGTGTCGACCGCAACCCGATAGACGCTCCGGGCCCTTTCGGCACTGACCTTGCCTTCCCGAACGTCCCGCAGCACGGCCCGGGGTGAACGGCGATGAGGGGGGCCGTATCCGCCGCCGCCGCAGGTGCGGTAGCTGATTGTCTGGCCCGGTTTGAGCTGCAGAGTCTGCTTGGACCCCACTTCAACCTCCTGATCTCCGGATTTCAGCAGGTAGCTGGCTCTGCGGCCCGGGAGTCCGCCGAACAGGCCGTGTGGGCCCCAGCGTTCCCGATCCGCCAGAACGGTGAACGAGACCTCGTGGTCGGTGAACAGGTAGTCCCGGCGCAGGCCCAGTCCTCCTCGGCAGGTTCCCGCGCCTTCGGAATCGTTGACCAGTTCGTAGCGCAGAATGCGTACCGGGTAGTTGGACTCGGTCTCCTCGATGGGCGCGTTTTCGGTGTTCTGACCATGAGTCTGAACGGCATCGGGGCCATCCCTGGAAGCCCGGGCTCCGTAGCCGCCGCCCAGGGTCTCCAGGAAACAGTAGTACTCGCCGCTGGCGGGATGGATGGCGCCGAACCCGGCATGGCACTGCATGGCCTTGGTGCCCGCCGGCATTTTCCCGGGAAGTGCCGGAGCCAGAGCCTTGAACATCACGTCCGCCAAGCGGGTCTGGACTTCCCATCCCCCGACCACCGGGGCAGGCGGCCTGCAATGGACCACGCTGCCGGCCGGAGCCACGATCCTCATCAGGCGATAGAAGCCATCGTTGACCGGCAGGTCCGGATCCATCAGCGACTTCAGCACGTAGGCACATGCCGAATAGGTTTGGGCGTAGGTGGAGTTGACCGGCGCCCGTCTCTGAGGGTCGGAGCCGCTCATATCGAATCGAACCCCCCGGGTGCCCTCAAACCGGATTTTGGCGACCAGGCGTACCGGACGGTCGGTGAAGCCGTCGCTGTCCACCACGCCCTCGGCGCTGAATTCGCCCTGGGGAAGCTTGGAGACTTCGGCTCGAACACGCCGCTCGGTGTATTCAAGAAGTTCCTCGGTATAGTTGTCGAGGGTCTCCAATCCCAGCCGGTCGATCAGGGCCGTCAACCGACGGGTCCCGGTGTGGTTGGCGGCCACCTGGGCCCGAAAATCGCCGCCGGTCTCGTGCTTGGAGCGGATCTGAGCCAGAACCAGCCGAACGACGTCGTCCACCAATTCCCCTTTCTCCACGACTTTGACCGGAGGGATGATGACGCCCTCCTGAAACACCTCCCGGAAGGCACCGACACTGGCCGGAGCCCCACCCCCGACATCCACGTGGTGGGCCAGGTTGGCCACATAGCCGAAGAGACGTTCCCGGTGGAATAGGGGCGAAATGAAGGTAATGTCGTTGAGATGGACTCCCCCCTGGTAGGGGTGGTTGGCGATGAGCGTGTCCCCGGGACCGAGCCGGTCGGGGCCGTAGGCGCGCACCACGCTTGGAACGCTGTGGACCAGTGAGCCCAGATGGTTCGGTTGATTGAAGGCCTGGGCCACCGCCCGCAGGCGGCGATCGAAAAGGGCGCAGGAGAAGTCGTTTCGGGTCTTGATGTTGGTGGAATAGGCGCTGCGCCGCAGCGAGACCGACATCTCCTCGGTCGCCTCCAACAGGGCGTTCCGGATGACTTCGAATCGAATCGGATCCAGCCGGAAAGAAGATGCCATGATTCGGGATTGAGGTCGCGGTAGGGAGGACACGGGTATCAGGTCCGAATTCCCTCAGCGAACGGCGATCGGATTGCCCGGGGAGCCGGTGGCGCCCCGCAGGCGCAAGGGAGCGAAAATGAAGGCGAACTCATAGGCCCGGTCGCCGGCCAGCGCCGCCAGGTCCAGATTCTCCAGGTTGTAGATGCCGTGCCTGGCCAGCAGCCACTGGTGGATTTCAAAGGGCCGGTCGGGGTCTTCCACGGGGACCACCTCGATGCCCCAGGTGTCGGCGCCCACCAGGACGATGTCACGCTGGATGAGCCACTTGGCTGCCTCCCGGCCGATTCCGGGCTCACCCGACCCGTAGACCTCGTTGTCCTTCATCCACAGTTGTCCGTGGCCGGTGTGGATGAAGACCGCGTCACCCTGCCGGATTTCCAATTCCTGGGAGCGCAGCGTTCTCTCCAGATCCTCGACCGTGATGGCGTAGCCGGGTTCCAGGCGCTGCACCGACTTGTAGCCGGCAACGTCCAGCAGCACTCCCCGGGTAAAGAACACGCCGATGTTCTCGACGCCCAGCTTCTTGAGCCCGTAGGCGTCACCGAACTCTGATCGGCGGAAGCCGTTGTAGAAATAGTCCTCCCCTTTCCAGCGCACGCCGACATGTCCCAGCCCGTCGAGCTGGGTTCCCACCTGGCCGATCTCGCCGGAGAACATTTCATCGTGCGAGACGATCCGGTTGTTACCGGTGGGCCCCCCGGAGGGTGAGCCCGGAATGGTGAGGCTGAAGTGCCGCTTGCCCGGCAGCGGCATTCCGTGTTCATAGACTCGGCCGAGCTGGTAGACCTGGCCCTTCCGGATGAGACGGGCCGCCTCCAACGCCCGCTCCGGAGTCATCAGGTTGGCGGCGCCGCGCTGGTCCTCCGCTCCCCAGCGGGAGGGCCACCATTTGTCCCCGATCGGAGTTTGGGCCTGGGTGAAGATGCAGGCGCCGGCAAGCGCCGCCGCCGACAAAAGGATTACACCAAGCTTTCGATTCAGCCTCATGACCTGCTCCTTTCCTGACCGATGACAAGCCGCATGATATCACCATTGCCGGCCCGTGCTTTCCACCGCCACGGAAAACCGGGACCGCTCGTCTGATCCAAAGAAGTCCAGTCTCCGCCCAGCTGTGCGGATCATACGGTAGCGAAACAAGAACAGTTCATGGCGTGTCGGGAACAAGATGATTGAACATGGATACACAGGATGCACAGGATTAAAAGGACGAGAGCTACCAGCACGAGAAGCCAGCTCAGGCGATGATCCGGTGCGGTATTGCGGATTCCCGGCATTGGAAGCTAGCCGTTTCCTGAAGAGAATCCTGTGTATCCTGTGCATCCATGTGAATAAACCATCGACTCATGCTTGTCTTGGAACTGGTTTGCAGCCAACGGAGGTCATGGGATTAAGCCACCCAAGAGCGCGGGCCGGGTTGCCTGGCCACAGCCGTGTCGATCCGGCAGAGCCGTCCCGCTTCGTGTCACTTCGTGGATCACTCTCTTTTCGTTTGTTTCAAGTAAGGACATCCCGACCGTGTCTCGAGGCGGATGGGTTGGGCCGATGGGGCACCGGCGGTCGCCTTTTGAAATGCTGCGGTTCCAAACCTTCGGTGAAAGCGATAGAGTTGGAGGGTGCCCGAACCGCTGGAGCCGCGACGGAGCCGGCCCTTAAAAAAACGGGCGCCGGTTGGCCGGTCAGGCAATGACTGACCTTCATAATCGGGCACTGCCCGACAATTCTCCTCAGGAGCGCACCCATGATCAAAGGTCTCCACCACACCAACATCGTAGTTTCCGACATGGCCAGGACCAAGCGGTTCTATACGGAAACTCTCGGACTTGAAATTTCCCTCGAGGTATCGATCGATGACAGCGAATTCAGCCGCGGGGCGGGTTTGGCCGGCACCAGAGTGGCCGCAACCTTCTTCTCGGTTCCGGGGGGCAACACGCTGATCGAGACCTTTCAGTACCTCAATCCGTCGAGCCGGCCCATGCCGTCCGATTCCAAGGCCAACGACATGGGATTCGGCCATATCTGTTTTGAAGTTGACGACATCCAGCAGGCCTATCAATCCCTCCGGGACAAGGGCGTGGAATTCGCCTCCACGCCGGTGACCATGGCCAACGGAGTTCGCTGGTGTTACTTCTACGGTCCGGACAGGGAGAGACTGGAGCTGCTGCAGTTGGCCCCGGAATCGGATTGACAGGGCCTATCCGCTTGCGCTTGGCTCTTGTCCAAGGCTTCAAATGGGCGTCCCAATTGCGGTTCTTTGGTCCAGCGGATAGCACCTGGGAATATTCCATTGGAAAATCCTGTCCCTCCGGCAGTGTTGTGGGTCAGGAGAGAGCGGCTTGGCCGCGGTTGACGCAGGTCATCCAAGGAGACCTTCCTACAGATCTTCCATATAGAGCAGCGTAGCTGCGCCTTAGGGTAGCCCCGGGTGGGAGCCCGGGGTCGTGCGAATCCGGCGCTGCTGCAGCCGCGAAGGCGGCGAATTGGGTGCACCCCTCCAAATAGCAGTTCCGATCCAAGAGACTCCCCGGACCGCCCTTTCTCTCAGTAGTCGAACAGATAGTTGAACTTGACGAACAGGGCCCGGGTCAGTGTCCTTCGAGGGAGCCGATGGGAGTCGAGCAGGGGCGTGGTGGAATTGCTGGTGTTGTAGACCACGAACAGACCGGTGCTGGCCGAGGAGAGGAGTCCCAGGCGGATGTTGTGCCCCAGCGTCCGGGTCACGCTGTTGTATTGGCTGAAAGTTTGCAGGAAGCTCTTGGGAGTGAAGGACCAGTTGAAGCGCAGCCCCACCAGGTCGACATTGAAGTCTCCCACCGGAAGCATGACCATGTTGCGAAGGTAGGAAGCCGTCCAGGATAGTCGGTGGCTGTGGCGATAGCCGCCGTTCACGTTGACACTGCGGATTCTGCCGTTGTAGAAGCCGCCGGCCGCAGCGGTGCCGCTGAGGAAGAGCGGAGCGCTGGGATCGGTGCGGTAGTTGGCGATGATCTCGTCGAAGCCATACCGCCCGACCGGAATGGTGACCCCCGGCACCACCTCCAGCGGTTCGTCCAGGCGCTCGAAGTTTCGGTTCCAGGCGACACCCAGGCGGGCGCCGTTCTGCCACTTGGAATCCATGTGGTAGTGCTGAAAGTCGGATTCGAGGTCGCTGTTTTCCAGCGAGTACCAGGCCCTTCTGGAGGCGTGAGGTTCCCAACTGCGTATCGGACCGCTGGTCGGATAGTGGTGGAATCGGTAGAAGTAGTTGGTCTTGCGGTAACCCGCCCTGGGAACAAAACCGACCTCGGGATTGAAATGGTCACCCACCTCGAGGTAGCCAAGCCGGAATTCGTGGATGGAATCGTCGTATTCCAGGAGGGAGGAATAGGCGTGGTTTCCGCCCTCGAGCCCCGGGGTTTGTGTGAAGGCCGCGTAGTTGTACCAGTTGGCGAATCTTCCCAGGCCGAGATTGGCGTCGGTGCCGAAAGTTCGATTGTAGGGGCGGTCGCCGTCGAAGGTGGAAGTCGAACTCCGGTTAACCCCGATGACCCCGATGGAGGAACGGTTGGGGAGCTCCCGGCTGAAGCGTGCCACCGAATAGTTGTTGGCAGGCACCACGCCGTCCACGCTGCGGGTCTGCATGTTGAGAAGGCCCATCTGGTAGGGGCCGGCCTTGCCGCTCAAGCGCGCGCCTCCGTCGATCGGGACCAGGTGCTGATGCTGGTCGATGCCGATACGCCTGGAAAAGAAAATCTCCACCTCCTGCGGTGTGCCGAATTCGAAAAAGCCCGAGTTTTCCAGAAAGAAGGGGCGTTTTTCCGGGAAGAAGAGATCGAAGCGGGTGAGGTTGACCTGCTCTTCGTCGACTTCAACCTGGGCGAAGTCGGTATTGACGGTGCCGTCCAGGGTGAGGCTGGGAGTGAGGCTGTACTTGAGGTCCAGTCCGACGTTTCGCTCGAATTTGGTTGGGTCCACCGGGCGGCTGTAGTCCTGGCTGAATCCTCCTAGTACATAGGGCAAAAGCTTGAGACTGCGGTGGTTTTGGATTTCCAGTCCCTGTAGCGTCCCGGCCAAGTTTACATGGATGAAGCGGAAGGCTCGTGAGACCGGGGACCAGTGGGACAGTTCGTTGCGGCGCCGCAGGTTGCGCTCGATGTTGAGTCCCCAGGATTGGTCCCGACCCGGCTTGTATCGCAGGGTCCGGAAGGGGATAGCCATCTCGCTCTCCCAGCCGCGCGGCGTAATTTGCGACCTCACCTCCCAGACGGCGTCCCAGTTCAAGCTGAGTGCGCTGGAGCCTCCCCTTTGAGCCCCTCCGCCGCCACCGGCGCGCGAGGGGCCGCCCCCGCCTCCGCGCGTCTGGCCTGCCTTGGAGACCTGGGCATCATGCTCGATGCCGGTGGGGTTGGTGCCGAATACGAAAGCGTTTTGCCGGTCGTGGAAGGTGTCCAGCATCACGATGAGGTAGTCCGAGTCGTTTTTCAGTCCGTCTCTCCGGTTCTGGTTGATCACGATCTCTTCGGGCCGGGAATCGAAACAGATGATGCCCACGTAGAGATTCTCGTCATCGAAGGCGATTCGCACCTCGGTCTTCTCGCTGGATGGCTTTCCTTCCTCCGGATTCCTCTGGATGAACCCGGTAGCCGGCTCGATCGGTTGCCACAGGGCTTCGTCGACCCGGCCGTCCAGTTGGGGCGGCTCCGCAATCCGCCGGGCCTGGAGGGTTCTTTGGGAACCGTTGCCCTCCGGGTCTGTTTGAGCTCCGGCCTGCGGCGGACCGGTGACGGTAAGGGCCGCCAGCAGGATGACAAGGGAATGCGGAAAACGCGGCATGGAAAAAGGGAGAGACTGTAAAGAAGAACGGCTTGGCTGTTGCTACGGGTTCTTGGGGTTGGCGCCGATCGGGTGCGATTGGGGAAGTTGCCGGGAAATGTCCCGGACTTCCGACCCCGCGCAATCGTGGGGATGACCGAAGCCTCCCTGGCTCACCGCCAGACCGGTGGCCGGATCGGTCTTCATGTCAAAGATGATGTTGTCGTCCCCGGTGGGGCTGATGCCGACCGGCACGTGATCCAGAGCCAGGGCATCCCGCACCTTCCAGGCGACCACGTGATCGGTGCAGGAGGTGTCGCCGCTGACACCCAGGCCGCCCAGCAGATCGCCTTGACGGTCATAGAGGCCCAGACCCCCGCCGGTGACGTCGATCCCCCCCACCCTTCGTCCCACCATCGGGTCCCTGGGCTCACCATGGTTCTTGGGGTTGCCGCGATAGGCCACCCGGGGATCGACGGGAAGGCTGAACTGCAGCCCGAAGAGACTGCCTCCCGGCTGCACGGCGGCATAGAGGTTGGCCGTCGACAGCGACAGGCCCGGCAAGGCTCCTCCGGCTCCCTTGGGAAGGCTGAAGGCATTGGCGGTAGTGGCTTTCTGGGCCGAGATCACCCGGCTTCCCGGCCACTGGCTGCCCCGGTCTTCACCGGAAAACGTGACCATGCAGACCACGCCGTCCCGGTTGACGATGGTGGCCCAGAGGTCGTTGCCCAGTCCGCCGTTCCCCAATGGATCCTTGACGACCTGCTTGAGGATCTCGGTCAACCTCTCGTGGTCGGGCAGTTCCTTGCACACCCGGTTGGCGTCGAATTCCTCTTGAGCCGAGAGGGGATGTGCCGCTGAGAACAGAACGATCAGTGTTACCGAGGCAAGAATCCTCAGAGGATGCCGTCGGTTTGAGGCCATCCGCCACCTCCGCCCGCGTTGGACGGCGACTTTCGTCATGGGGAGCACTCTACCACGGGACCAAGGGTGTCGCCTAGTGTCGTCGGGGTTGATGCGGGCCGGTTTGGAGTCAATCGATGCAAGTCGGCGATGGACAGGCCTACCGGACTGAAAACGTAAGGAAACCAACCTCATTTCCAGATTGCATAGCCTCGATAGAACCGGAAATTGACAATGTAGAGGGGCAAACGGTATGGTTTTTTCGATAATATAGATCACTGGATACAGTTCGGCACGGGGCCGTGTGGCTGCGAATATGATGAACGTGTTTTCGCCATGGAACAGGATCGCCGCAGCGGTGACGGCGGTGCTGCTGGCAGCTACGTTTCCGGCAGGTCGGCTGCAGGCGCAGGAAGCGGCGCCTCCCACCGAACCTGCAATTCTCTCCGTCCATCCCCTGGGCGCCCGGGCGGGCTCTGCGCTCGACATCGAGGTCCAGGGATATCTGCTGGAAGGTGCGCGAGCGGTCTGGTTCGAGCAGGGTGGCATTCAGGGCCGAATCCGGGACGTCCGAGTGGTCTCCGCGGAGGGGAACAGCGATTCCGATGCTGCCGGTGAAGACAAGCCCGTGCTCCTTGGTGTGCGGGTCAAGCTGGAAATTCCCTCCGACGCCCTTGCCGGCGTCCATCGGTTCCGCCTGGTTTCCAAACTCGGCGTTTCCAATGCCCTGATGTTTCGGGTGAACTCCGATGCCGTCCTGGAAGAGACCAGCCAACCGCACCAGACGCCCTCGACGGCCCAGCAGGTCGCCATTCCGGCGGTGGTCAACGGCCGGGTGGCCAGCGACGGGGAGGAAGACTTTTATGCCTTTGAGGTGACCCAACCCCAGGAACTGCGCTTTGAGGTCTTCTGCAAGCCGCCGGGTAAACCGCCCGATGATGTAGGCCTGGATCCGGAACTGACCCTCTACGAGCCGACCGGTAGCTGGTTCGACCAGGAGCGTACCACCCGGCTGGCCTACAACGACGACCCGAGCTCCTATCATGTTAGCCGGCTTCCCCAATTGACCTACCGGTTTCCCAAGAAGGGGCGCTACCTGGTTGGCGTGGGGGCGTTTCTGGGTGGCGGCAGTCC
This window contains:
- a CDS encoding Xaa-Pro peptidase family protein; protein product: MDDLDLESKRPRPVSRINWSGLQQAMDAEGLEAMVAASPENFFYLSNCLLLSQQIIPSRLCMAIAPRERSPTALVCYCEERQMHQDSWIADIRTYLEFQAHPMTALAETLKEMGLGKADIGIERHFLTADDVDRLGRELPQARLRGADRLFDRVRAVKTPAELEILTRAACLTEGAIQASFQSARPGQTEKVVADGLLARVLHAGSTRQWITLAVGANTSVNHPFPSSKPLKPGEILRVDVGGTFQGYQSDVARTAAIAAVTPEQESVYHRLREAQRQTIETARPGVRACDLYFTCRRELEQRGLSMTSQAAGHGLGIGMHEFPVLHGRETAEIQSGMVLNLEPAVLDSQGFLYHLEDLFVVTETAPRILTRLMDTTDLFVIR
- a CDS encoding hydantoinase B/oxoprolinase family protein, whose amino-acid sequence is MASSFRLDPIRFEVIRNALLEATEEMSVSLRRSAYSTNIKTRNDFSCALFDRRLRAVAQAFNQPNHLGSLVHSVPSVVRAYGPDRLGPGDTLIANHPYQGGVHLNDITFISPLFHRERLFGYVANLAHHVDVGGGAPASVGAFREVFQEGVIIPPVKVVEKGELVDDVVRLVLAQIRSKHETGGDFRAQVAANHTGTRRLTALIDRLGLETLDNYTEELLEYTERRVRAEVSKLPQGEFSAEGVVDSDGFTDRPVRLVAKIRFEGTRGVRFDMSGSDPQRRAPVNSTYAQTYSACAYVLKSLMDPDLPVNDGFYRLMRIVAPAGSVVHCRPPAPVVGGWEVQTRLADVMFKALAPALPGKMPAGTKAMQCHAGFGAIHPASGEYYCFLETLGGGYGARASRDGPDAVQTHGQNTENAPIEETESNYPVRILRYELVNDSEGAGTCRGGLGLRRDYLFTDHEVSFTVLADRERWGPHGLFGGLPGRRASYLLKSGDQEVEVGSKQTLQLKPGQTISYRTCGGGGYGPPHRRSPRAVLRDVREGKVSAERARSVYRVAVDTAAWKVDEAETRRLRRKDGSDEPA
- a CDS encoding cyclase family protein; amino-acid sequence: MRLNRKLGVILLSAAALAGACIFTQAQTPIGDKWWPSRWGAEDQRGAANLMTPERALEAARLIRKGQVYQLGRVYEHGMPLPGKRHFSLTIPGSPSGGPTGNNRIVSHDEMFSGEIGQVGTQLDGLGHVGVRWKGEDYFYNGFRRSEFGDAYGLKKLGVENIGVFFTRGVLLDVAGYKSVQRLEPGYAITVEDLERTLRSQELEIRQGDAVFIHTGHGQLWMKDNEVYGSGEPGIGREAAKWLIQRDIVLVGADTWGIEVVPVEDPDRPFEIHQWLLARHGIYNLENLDLAALAGDRAYEFAFIFAPLRLRGATGSPGNPIAVR
- a CDS encoding VOC family protein → MIKGLHHTNIVVSDMARTKRFYTETLGLEISLEVSIDDSEFSRGAGLAGTRVAATFFSVPGGNTLIETFQYLNPSSRPMPSDSKANDMGFGHICFEVDDIQQAYQSLRDKGVEFASTPVTMANGVRWCYFYGPDRERLELLQLAPESD
- a CDS encoding DUF5916 domain-containing protein gives rise to the protein MPRFPHSLVILLAALTVTGPPQAGAQTDPEGNGSQRTLQARRIAEPPQLDGRVDEALWQPIEPATGFIQRNPEEGKPSSEKTEVRIAFDDENLYVGIICFDSRPEEIVINQNRRDGLKNDSDYLIVMLDTFHDRQNAFVFGTNPTGIEHDAQVSKAGQTRGGGGGPSRAGGGGGAQRGGSSALSLNWDAVWEVRSQITPRGWESEMAIPFRTLRYKPGRDQSWGLNIERNLRRRNELSHWSPVSRAFRFIHVNLAGTLQGLEIQNHRSLKLLPYVLGGFSQDYSRPVDPTKFERNVGLDLKYSLTPSLTLDGTVNTDFAQVEVDEEQVNLTRFDLFFPEKRPFFLENSGFFEFGTPQEVEIFFSRRIGIDQHQHLVPIDGGARLSGKAGPYQMGLLNMQTRSVDGVVPANNYSVARFSRELPNRSSIGVIGVNRSSTSTFDGDRPYNRTFGTDANLGLGRFANWYNYAAFTQTPGLEGGNHAYSSLLEYDDSIHEFRLGYLEVGDHFNPEVGFVPRAGYRKTNYFYRFHHYPTSGPIRSWEPHASRRAWYSLENSDLESDFQHYHMDSKWQNGARLGVAWNRNFERLDEPLEVVPGVTIPVGRYGFDEIIANYRTDPSAPLFLSGTAAAGGFYNGRIRSVNVNGGYRHSHRLSWTASYLRNMVMLPVGDFNVDLVGLRFNWSFTPKSFLQTFSQYNSVTRTLGHNIRLGLLSSASTGLFVVYNTSNSTTPLLDSHRLPRRTLTRALFVKFNYLFDY
- a CDS encoding heme-binding protein, yielding MASNRRHPLRILASVTLIVLFSAAHPLSAQEEFDANRVCKELPDHERLTEILKQVVKDPLGNGGLGNDLWATIVNRDGVVCMVTFSGEDRGSQWPGSRVISAQKATTANAFSLPKGAGGALPGLSLSTANLYAAVQPGGSLFGLQFSLPVDPRVAYRGNPKNHGEPRDPMVGRRVGGIDVTGGGLGLYDRQGDLLGGLGVSGDTSCTDHVVAWKVRDALALDHVPVGISPTGDDNIIFDMKTDPATGLAVSQGGFGHPHDCAGSEVRDISRQLPQSHPIGANPKNP